The following are encoded in a window of Telmatobacter sp. DSM 110680 genomic DNA:
- the kdpC gene encoding potassium-transporting ATPase subunit KdpC, translating into MHASATMVSPASGNVPVTHSVWRTSIRFTLLTTVLLGIGYPLLVTGIAGAMFPHKAAGSLILKDGQVIGSELLAQSFTSDRYFHPRPSAAGNGYDPTSSGGSNLAQSNAKLVQRIQGDIDKLAAQNPGHPVPIDAVTTSGSGLDPDVTPDNAYFQAPLIAKARGLSETQVRQLIQQHIAGRTFGVLGEPRVNVLELNMALDNSAK; encoded by the coding sequence ATGCACGCATCCGCAACAATGGTTTCACCCGCATCTGGCAACGTACCCGTGACGCACTCAGTTTGGCGCACCTCGATACGCTTCACGCTTTTGACTACAGTCCTGCTGGGAATCGGATATCCGCTACTTGTCACTGGAATCGCCGGAGCAATGTTTCCGCATAAGGCAGCTGGCAGCCTCATTCTGAAGGACGGCCAGGTGATCGGCTCCGAATTGCTTGCCCAGAGCTTTACTTCAGATCGCTACTTTCACCCTCGGCCCTCGGCTGCGGGCAACGGATACGATCCGACCTCGTCGGGCGGATCGAACCTTGCTCAATCCAATGCGAAACTCGTGCAACGGATTCAGGGCGATATCGACAAGCTAGCCGCACAGAATCCTGGACATCCGGTTCCGATCGACGCAGTAACCACCTCGGGTTCCGGTCTCGATCCAGATGTGACGCCAGACAATGCATATTTTCAGGCGCCGCTGATTGCCAAGGCACGCGGCCTCAGTGAGACGCAGGTGCGACAGCTCATCCAACAGCACATCGCCGGGCGCACATTTGGAGTGCTGGGCGAGCCCCGCGTTAACGTTTTAGAGCTGAATATGGCTCTCGATAATTCTGCCAAGTAG
- a CDS encoding (Fe-S)-binding protein: MRASLFITCYNDTLFPETGRAVVRLLERLGVELDFLPAQTCCGQMHANTGFRAEAFSQAKRFVQLYRDAECVVIPSSSCVAMIRDQYRGLFEELGNEDLRKQFASLLPRVYELSEFLTDKLGVEDVGAFFPHRVTYHASCHGLRGLHVGDRPFRLLSKVRGLELVPLANLERCCGFGGTFSIKNAEVSTAMLDAKLGDVLATNAEYCTALDNSCLMHLGGALHRQNNRVHTIHLAGILASTAEHVFGENA; the protein is encoded by the coding sequence ATGCGCGCATCGCTCTTTATCACCTGCTACAACGACACACTCTTTCCCGAAACCGGGCGCGCTGTGGTGCGACTGCTGGAGAGGCTTGGCGTTGAGCTCGACTTTCTTCCGGCGCAGACGTGCTGCGGACAGATGCACGCCAACACCGGCTTTCGTGCGGAGGCCTTTTCGCAGGCCAAACGATTCGTGCAGCTTTATCGCGACGCTGAATGTGTGGTGATTCCGTCCTCGTCCTGTGTGGCCATGATCCGCGATCAATACCGCGGACTGTTTGAGGAATTGGGAAATGAAGACCTGCGAAAGCAGTTCGCATCCTTGCTGCCGCGTGTGTATGAACTGAGCGAATTCCTCACGGATAAACTTGGTGTTGAAGATGTTGGGGCGTTCTTTCCGCATCGAGTTACCTATCACGCGAGTTGCCACGGACTACGCGGACTGCATGTTGGTGACCGACCGTTTCGGCTGTTGAGCAAAGTGCGCGGACTGGAACTTGTTCCGCTCGCGAATTTGGAGCGCTGCTGCGGATTTGGTGGGACATTCTCTATCAAGAATGCTGAAGTATCAACGGCCATGCTCGATGCCAAGCTCGGAGATGTTCTGGCGACAAACGCGGAGTATTGCACCGCGCTCGATAACAGTTGCCTGATGCACCTGGGCGGAGCGCTGCATCGGCAAAACAACCGAGTTCACACCATTCATCTCGCCGGGATCCTTGCGAGTACCGCCGAGCACGTGTTCGGAGAAAACGCGTGA
- a CDS encoding LutB/LldF family L-lactate oxidation iron-sulfur protein, translating into MSTHVRHDAPVMDPRVAPPFPTAALPILQNAQLRKNVAHATDVIQTKRSLLIAEKKDWQELRSAAAAIRAHVLANLDTYLEQFESSCSAAGGTVHWARDAAEARSIIIDILREENATEVIKIKTMTSAEIQLNPALEAAGIHAIETDLAELILQLGDDEPSHIVVPALHVNRRQVCEIFARRMGLPDLADDPQALTAAARSYLRQKFLSVPTAISGANFLIAETGSVAIVESEGNGRMCLTLPRTLITLAGIEKVLPRYGDLEVLLQVLARSATGERMNPYTSLWSGVTPGDGPRRFHVVLLDNGRSEILGRNVERQTLQCIRCAACLNACPVYRQTGGHAYGSPYAGPIGAILTPQLERMHHAQSLPYASSLCGACYEVCPVKINIPEVLIELRAQLVDQERTQPARWFDPMYLGMKAANLAFASAGRFRIAQRLGRLGLRFFTAKDGWIHRLPSLGARWTMSRDLRSLPDQTFREWWSARESGRRKEAK; encoded by the coding sequence GTGAGCACCCATGTTCGCCATGATGCTCCGGTGATGGACCCGCGCGTCGCACCGCCGTTTCCCACTGCAGCACTTCCGATTCTGCAAAATGCACAACTGCGGAAGAATGTGGCACACGCGACGGACGTGATTCAGACCAAACGCAGCCTCCTGATCGCTGAAAAGAAGGATTGGCAGGAATTGCGCTCTGCTGCTGCAGCAATACGCGCTCATGTACTCGCAAATCTTGACACCTACCTTGAGCAGTTCGAGAGCAGTTGTTCCGCCGCAGGTGGAACGGTCCATTGGGCGAGAGACGCGGCTGAAGCGCGCTCCATCATCATTGACATTCTGCGCGAAGAGAATGCAACCGAGGTCATCAAAATCAAGACCATGACTTCGGCCGAAATCCAGCTCAATCCAGCGTTGGAAGCCGCAGGTATCCATGCGATTGAGACTGATCTGGCTGAGTTAATTCTTCAACTGGGGGACGATGAGCCTTCGCACATTGTTGTTCCCGCGTTGCACGTCAATCGTCGCCAAGTCTGCGAAATCTTTGCGCGTCGCATGGGGTTGCCAGATCTTGCTGATGATCCACAGGCTCTTACCGCGGCCGCGCGAAGTTACTTGCGCCAGAAATTCCTGAGTGTTCCGACGGCTATCAGCGGCGCCAACTTTCTTATTGCCGAGACGGGTTCGGTCGCCATCGTAGAGTCAGAAGGCAATGGGCGCATGTGCCTCACATTGCCGCGCACTCTGATCACCCTTGCGGGAATCGAAAAAGTGCTGCCACGCTACGGCGATCTTGAGGTGCTGTTGCAGGTGCTGGCTCGATCGGCCACCGGCGAGCGGATGAATCCTTATACGTCACTGTGGTCCGGCGTCACGCCTGGAGATGGGCCGCGGCGTTTTCACGTAGTGCTGCTGGATAACGGTCGCTCTGAGATCCTGGGACGCAACGTCGAGAGGCAAACGCTGCAATGTATACGCTGCGCCGCTTGCCTTAATGCCTGTCCGGTTTACAGGCAGACGGGCGGCCATGCATATGGTTCGCCGTACGCGGGCCCCATCGGAGCGATCCTGACGCCACAATTGGAGCGTATGCATCACGCGCAATCCCTTCCCTACGCGTCCTCGTTGTGCGGCGCGTGTTACGAAGTGTGTCCGGTCAAGATCAATATTCCTGAAGTGCTGATTGAACTGCGGGCTCAGCTGGTTGATCAGGAACGGACGCAACCTGCGCGCTGGTTCGATCCGATGTACCTGGGGATGAAGGCGGCGAATCTTGCATTTGCCAGTGCGGGCCGCTTCAGGATTGCGCAGCGCTTGGGACGGTTGGGCCTCCGTTTCTTTACGGCGAAAGATGGCTGGATTCATCGTCTGCCCAGTCTTGGAGCGCGCTGGACGATGTCGCGCGATCTCCGCTCTCTTCCTGATCAGACCTTTCGAGAGTGGTGGTCTGCACGAGAATCGGGCCGACGCAAGGAGGCCAAATGA
- a CDS encoding LUD domain-containing protein yields the protein MTGISARQAILDRVRAATRDDSNAYPDLPRSYVRHGALDLSARVRLMTERLKEYGADVVECLPEDLPGTIAHQLTSSGRHTFVAPTALPALWRDAGFSWKVDNDLSYEAIESCEGVLTASSAGIADSGTIVLHHGETEGRRVITLLPDFHLCILRATQIVETLPEYFARCSEPPRLATYISGPSATADIEMTRIKGVHGPRFLSVIIVRDNG from the coding sequence ATGACGGGTATTTCCGCACGTCAGGCGATTCTCGACCGCGTCCGCGCAGCAACCCGTGACGACTCGAATGCCTATCCGGATTTGCCGCGAAGCTATGTTCGACACGGTGCACTCGACCTGTCTGCCCGGGTGCGTCTGATGACCGAGCGACTGAAAGAATATGGCGCCGATGTGGTTGAGTGCTTGCCGGAAGATCTGCCGGGTACGATCGCGCATCAACTCACATCCAGCGGTCGCCACACGTTTGTCGCACCGACCGCTCTTCCGGCTTTGTGGCGCGATGCCGGCTTTTCGTGGAAGGTAGACAACGATCTTAGCTATGAAGCAATCGAGAGTTGCGAAGGGGTATTGACTGCGTCGTCAGCTGGCATCGCCGACTCGGGCACAATCGTGCTGCATCACGGTGAAACTGAGGGACGGCGTGTAATCACGCTGCTCCCCGATTTTCACCTTTGCATTCTGCGCGCCACCCAGATTGTAGAGACGCTGCCCGAGTATTTTGCACGCTGCTCAGAACCACCGCGTCTCGCCACTTATATCTCCGGCCCCAGCGCAACGGCAGACATTGAGATGACTCGAATCAAGGGAGTTCATGGGCCCCGGTTTCTGAGCGTAATCATCGTTCGCGACAACGGTTAG
- a CDS encoding TIM barrel protein — protein sequence MTQSDSAMFDRAIKILDQFQIEIPSWGFANTGTRFGKFVQPAAAATLEEKFSDAAEVHRLTGSTPTLALHVLWDLPRGVADVAEVQGLERRTGIRSGSINPNLFQDQEYKYGSLCNPDGDIRGNALQHVLDSIEIGKRLHARDISLWLADGSNYPGTQSMRKRIGWLEGALNTAHQHLAADQRLLVEYKPFEPAFYHTDIADWGMSSHLCRAAGPQAFVLVDTGHHYLSQNIEQIVTWLLHLDLLGGFHFNDRRYADDDLTLGSIDPYQVFRIFHELCEDQQFPASKNPLHAVPFMIDQSHNLKGKIEAMVQTVMSAQELWLKAALIDRERLTLLQQDCDLVAAEEVFRDAFWRDVRPMIAAWRESRGLAANPLAALREGGYVERVTRERASRQSAVSSYA from the coding sequence ATGACACAATCTGATTCGGCAATGTTTGACAGGGCTATCAAAATTCTCGATCAATTCCAGATCGAAATTCCCTCGTGGGGATTCGCGAATACTGGTACGCGGTTTGGCAAATTTGTTCAACCTGCGGCTGCGGCGACGCTCGAGGAGAAGTTCAGCGATGCTGCCGAAGTTCATCGCCTCACTGGCTCAACGCCGACTCTGGCACTCCATGTCCTGTGGGATCTTCCGCGCGGAGTGGCAGATGTCGCGGAGGTCCAGGGACTTGAACGTAGAACCGGAATCCGGTCAGGCTCGATCAACCCGAATCTCTTTCAGGACCAGGAATACAAATACGGCTCGCTTTGCAATCCGGATGGAGACATTCGTGGCAATGCACTTCAGCACGTGCTCGATTCCATTGAGATTGGAAAGCGCCTTCATGCGCGCGATATTTCACTCTGGCTCGCCGATGGCTCAAACTATCCGGGTACACAGTCGATGCGCAAACGCATTGGGTGGCTGGAGGGGGCGCTCAACACCGCGCATCAGCATCTTGCCGCGGACCAGCGATTGCTGGTGGAGTACAAGCCGTTCGAGCCGGCTTTTTACCATACGGACATTGCCGACTGGGGCATGTCATCGCACCTTTGTCGCGCCGCTGGTCCGCAAGCATTTGTGCTCGTCGATACCGGTCACCACTATCTCTCGCAGAATATAGAACAGATTGTCACGTGGCTACTGCACCTCGACCTGCTGGGTGGATTCCATTTTAACGATCGACGGTATGCTGACGACGACCTCACCCTCGGGTCGATCGATCCGTACCAGGTTTTCCGGATCTTCCACGAACTCTGCGAAGATCAACAATTCCCGGCGTCCAAAAACCCGCTGCATGCAGTTCCTTTCATGATCGACCAGAGCCACAATCTCAAGGGAAAAATCGAAGCCATGGTCCAGACCGTTATGTCGGCGCAGGAACTCTGGCTCAAGGCCGCCCTGATCGACCGGGAGAGACTCACCCTGCTTCAACAAGACTGCGATCTTGTAGCGGCTGAGGAGGTTTTCAGGGATGCATTCTGGCGGGATGTACGACCGATGATTGCGGCGTGGCGCGAGTCCCGCGGTCTTGCGGCCAACCCGCTGGCTGCCCTTCGAGAAGGCGGTTACGTCGAGCGCGTTACACGGGAGCGCGCAAGTAGACAATCTGCTGTGAGCAGCTATGCCTAG
- a CDS encoding bifunctional rhamnulose-1-phosphate aldolase/short-chain dehydrogenase: MMTQATLATATLRFLEDRWDPAVAATLDEPELLRYRSNLLGSDLRITNFAGGNTSSKIMETDPLTGEQAEVIWVKGSGGDLGSMKRSGFATLYQEKLLALERSYKGVETEDDMVAMYPLCTFRNNPVAASIDTPLHGFLPFPHVDHLHPDWGIALAASANGLAKMEEFNREFNHTLVWIPWQRPGFELGLMLRKAVHDNPNCDGIVLGGHGLFTWGQTQRECYLNTITLIDQIGQFIARHGDEKGSVRFGGEAVPSRTDRQVLAVDIVPHLRGRLSSNHRWIASFSDAPDVLQFVNSTHAEELAYLGTSCPDHFIRTKIRPMFVPWPKGSSVADLKAQIDRSLVEYREQYCTYYHYFATADSPSLRDPSPTVVLIPGLGMFSFGKNKTEARIVGEFYTNAIHVMEGASLLAGSEDLKGALPQCGDGMDPASFKSFSNYVALPPLEAFRIEYWAMEEAKIRRQPPEKELSRRIALVVGGGSGIGREVAHLVAARGAHVMVADYDETAAARVVGELAQITQKEFVAATKVDIRSRDAVREALRTTIAAFGGVDILINTAALFPSAADGVISDDLWAATLNINVTANYILADEAAKIFADQDLDGSIVLTSSANAVVAKRGSEAYDVSKAALSHLVRELAVSLSPKVRVNAVSPATVVKGSTMFPRDRVRASLAKYNIHFDENKSDDELRNVLAAFYAKRTLTHQPIDPADCAEAIAFLASPRTRCTTGHIFPVDGGLTEAFLR; the protein is encoded by the coding sequence ATGATGACGCAGGCAACTCTCGCAACCGCAACGCTTCGTTTTCTTGAGGACCGGTGGGATCCAGCAGTCGCCGCAACGCTCGACGAGCCGGAGCTTCTGCGCTACCGGTCAAATCTGCTCGGGTCGGACCTGCGTATCACCAACTTCGCCGGCGGCAATACCAGTTCCAAGATTATGGAGACGGACCCGCTCACCGGCGAGCAGGCGGAAGTGATCTGGGTAAAGGGTTCCGGCGGCGATCTAGGCAGCATGAAGCGGTCCGGTTTTGCCACGCTCTATCAGGAAAAGCTTCTCGCACTCGAGCGCAGCTATAAAGGTGTTGAAACCGAAGACGACATGGTGGCGATGTACCCGCTGTGCACCTTCCGCAACAATCCTGTCGCCGCCTCGATCGATACGCCGCTGCACGGATTTCTTCCCTTCCCGCATGTCGACCATCTGCATCCAGACTGGGGTATCGCGCTGGCTGCATCGGCCAACGGCCTGGCGAAGATGGAGGAGTTCAATCGCGAGTTCAACCACACGCTTGTATGGATTCCATGGCAGCGTCCGGGATTTGAGCTGGGCTTGATGCTCAGGAAAGCAGTGCACGACAATCCCAACTGCGACGGTATCGTCCTTGGCGGACACGGGCTCTTCACGTGGGGACAAACGCAGCGCGAGTGCTATCTGAATACGATTACGCTTATCGACCAGATTGGCCAGTTTATCGCGCGCCACGGCGATGAGAAGGGATCCGTGCGATTCGGCGGGGAGGCCGTCCCATCGCGCACCGATCGGCAGGTGCTTGCTGTCGATATCGTGCCACACCTGCGCGGACGGTTGAGTTCGAATCATCGTTGGATTGCGAGTTTCAGCGATGCACCGGACGTCTTGCAGTTTGTAAATTCGACGCACGCTGAAGAGCTCGCCTACCTTGGCACGAGCTGCCCGGATCACTTTATCCGTACAAAGATTCGTCCCATGTTTGTGCCGTGGCCGAAGGGCAGCAGCGTTGCGGACCTGAAGGCGCAGATCGATCGGTCACTGGTTGAATATCGCGAACAGTATTGCACCTATTACCACTATTTCGCGACGGCCGACTCACCGTCGTTGCGCGATCCAAGCCCGACCGTTGTTCTTATTCCCGGACTCGGCATGTTCAGTTTCGGGAAGAACAAGACGGAAGCTCGCATCGTCGGCGAGTTCTATACGAACGCAATTCACGTCATGGAAGGCGCAAGCTTGCTGGCTGGGAGCGAAGACTTAAAGGGTGCACTGCCACAGTGTGGCGATGGCATGGATCCTGCGAGTTTCAAGAGTTTCAGCAATTATGTTGCGCTTCCGCCGTTGGAAGCGTTTCGGATTGAGTACTGGGCCATGGAAGAGGCCAAGATTCGTCGCCAGCCACCTGAAAAAGAACTTAGCCGTCGTATTGCGCTCGTTGTCGGCGGTGGGAGCGGAATAGGCCGCGAGGTCGCGCACCTGGTTGCAGCACGCGGAGCGCACGTGATGGTGGCCGATTACGACGAGACGGCTGCGGCACGAGTTGTTGGAGAACTGGCGCAGATCACGCAAAAAGAATTCGTCGCGGCGACAAAAGTCGACATCCGAAGCCGCGACGCCGTGCGCGAGGCGCTCCGTACTACGATCGCGGCTTTCGGTGGCGTGGATATTCTGATCAACACCGCCGCGTTATTTCCATCAGCGGCCGACGGCGTAATTAGCGATGATCTTTGGGCGGCGACATTGAATATCAACGTTACTGCCAACTATATTCTTGCCGACGAGGCGGCAAAGATTTTTGCGGATCAGGATCTTGATGGATCGATCGTGCTTACGAGCTCAGCCAATGCGGTGGTGGCCAAGCGCGGCAGCGAAGCCTACGACGTGAGCAAGGCTGCCCTCTCCCACCTGGTGCGCGAATTGGCTGTATCGCTTTCGCCCAAGGTGCGGGTCAATGCTGTCAGCCCGGCGACCGTCGTCAAAGGGAGCACCATGTTTCCGCGCGATCGTGTTCGCGCCTCGCTGGCCAAGTACAACATTCACTTCGATGAAAACAAGTCCGACGACGAACTGCGTAATGTGCTCGCGGCCTTTTATGCCAAGCGCACGCTTACGCATCAACCGATCGATCCAGCGGATTGCGCGGAGGCAATTGCTTTCCTCGCGAGCCCCCGAACCCGCTGCACCACAGGCCACATCTTCCCCGTCGATGGAGGACTGACCGAGGCGTTTTTGCGGTGA
- a CDS encoding FGGY-family carbohydrate kinase: protein MNEQNGRFPEDSRARVAIDLGAESCRVSLLRWRDGLPHIAEVHRISNGPVEDGESLKWPLGGILAGIEGGLRRAAVEAPEGIASIAVDGWAVDYVRLDSKGQPLHDAFCYRDQRTVAAKQKVDSMVAPEETFRRTGAQPLRINTMYQLFADDEEIADAPWLCLPEYVLHWLGAPPVAEYTNATHTGLIDFATGDWAYDLFARLSLSVNAAPRVVAPGTRLGRLKGPLTELEAFRDTELIAPACHDTASAIAGIPVDLDSTAYICSGTWSLVGTVVSIPIATPEAMAARYTNQGAATGGFCFHTNVNGMWLLRQCMESWASEGRSLTIPGLVQEAASCECAGIINVDADPLLLSGDMPGRINRELAATGSQTVPETPGNEALFARVIFESLATRYATALADLEQMLDRKMSRIHIIGGASRNQLLADLTSQRTGIPVECGHPESSTIGNFAVQVAASESPTRPATRFEVRQWAGRLCSCLPEPCIR, encoded by the coding sequence GTGAATGAGCAGAACGGGAGATTTCCGGAAGATTCTCGCGCACGCGTTGCCATAGACCTTGGCGCGGAGAGCTGTCGAGTATCTTTGCTTCGCTGGCGAGACGGACTCCCGCATATTGCTGAAGTCCACCGAATCTCGAACGGCCCCGTTGAAGATGGTGAATCTCTTAAGTGGCCGCTTGGCGGAATTCTGGCCGGAATTGAAGGGGGGCTGCGCCGAGCCGCCGTTGAGGCGCCAGAGGGGATCGCCTCGATTGCAGTTGACGGCTGGGCCGTGGACTATGTGCGCCTTGACTCAAAAGGACAGCCGCTGCATGATGCGTTTTGCTATCGCGACCAGCGCACGGTTGCTGCAAAGCAGAAAGTTGATTCCATGGTTGCTCCAGAAGAGACGTTTCGGCGCACGGGAGCGCAACCGCTACGGATCAACACTATGTATCAACTTTTTGCTGACGACGAAGAGATCGCGGACGCGCCCTGGCTTTGTCTTCCGGAGTACGTTTTGCACTGGCTCGGCGCTCCACCGGTGGCTGAATACACCAACGCGACCCATACTGGGCTGATTGATTTCGCTACAGGAGATTGGGCATACGATCTGTTTGCGAGACTCAGCTTGTCTGTCAACGCTGCTCCTCGCGTGGTTGCTCCGGGGACGCGGTTGGGTCGTTTGAAAGGGCCGCTCACTGAGCTTGAGGCTTTTCGAGATACGGAACTCATCGCTCCAGCTTGCCACGATACCGCGTCTGCGATAGCCGGAATTCCAGTCGATCTAGACTCGACGGCCTACATCTGTTCCGGAACGTGGTCGCTCGTGGGTACCGTTGTCTCAATTCCGATTGCAACGCCTGAAGCTATGGCGGCGCGTTATACGAATCAAGGCGCGGCAACGGGCGGGTTCTGCTTTCATACAAACGTCAACGGAATGTGGCTGCTGAGGCAGTGCATGGAATCATGGGCGTCTGAAGGCCGAAGTCTGACGATACCTGGGCTAGTGCAGGAAGCTGCGAGTTGCGAGTGTGCCGGCATTATCAACGTGGATGCAGATCCGCTGCTTCTCTCTGGCGATATGCCGGGGCGCATCAATCGCGAACTCGCGGCCACCGGAAGTCAGACTGTCCCCGAAACTCCCGGCAACGAGGCGCTATTTGCCCGGGTTATTTTTGAAAGCCTTGCCACACGCTATGCGACCGCGCTGGCTGATCTTGAGCAGATGCTTGATCGCAAAATGAGCCGTATCCACATCATCGGCGGTGCGAGCCGGAACCAGTTGCTCGCCGATCTTACATCGCAGCGCACCGGGATCCCCGTGGAGTGTGGTCATCCGGAAAGCTCCACAATTGGGAACTTCGCTGTACAGGTTGCTGCGAGTGAAAGCCCGACTCGGCCTGCCACGCGATTCGAGGTGCGTCAGTGGGCGGGCCGCCTCTGCTCCTGCTTGCCGGAACCCTGCATTCGCTAA